atCTGTCACACCtggagacatgttccaacatccttctggagaatacagacccataaaaacagtgctgaccaacggaatcgcaggaattggaaaaaccttcctggtgcaaaagtttatgctggactgggctgaaggaaaagccaatcaagatgtgcatctcattttccccttctacttCCGTCATCTGAATCCACGGATGGGAaatcagttcagtttggcaaacctcattcatgaatgtatcccagagactgtggacatcaaagaggaggctcttaattacatctttactgctctgcagtcatcaggaaacagcaactacgacaagagcgaattcaagcttctctttgtgtttgatggactggacgagagccgccttcatctggaccttcatgttgacgattgtcactctgttgatgtaactaagtccaccaccaccgatatcttggtgaaaaacctcatcaatggaaaactgctgcgctctgctcgcatatggataaccacacggcctgcagcagccaatcagatccctactgactgtgtggatgtggtgacagaggtcagagggttcactgacccacagaaggaggagtacttcaggaagagattcagagaggaggagcaggccagcaggatcatctcccacatcaagacatcacgaagcgtCCAcaacatgtgccacatcccagtcttttgctggatcactgctggagttctggaggacatgttgaaaaccagagagggaggagagctacccaagaccctgactgagatgtatatccgcttcctggtggttcagaccaaagtgaagaaggtaaagtatgatggaggagctaaGGCAGATTCACACTGGAGCCCAGAGAGTagggagatgatccaggctctgggaaaactggcttttgatcagctgcagaaaggaaacctgatcttctatgaatcagacctgacagagtgtggcatcgataaaGCAGCCCCAGTGaaatcaggagtgttcacacagatcttcaaagaggaagacaatgtcttctgcttcatccacctgagtgttcaggagtttctggctgctcttcatgtccatttGACCTTCATcaactctgctgtcaacctgctggaacaatctTGGTGGTCTAAAGTCATTAGACACAAATCTAAACTAAGACACCTCCAccggagtgctgtggacaagtccttacagagtccaaatggacacctggacttgttcctccgcttccttcTGGGTCTTTCACTGCAGACCAATCAGACTCACCTACaaggcctgctgacacagacaggaagtagcttacagaccaatcagaaaacagtccagtacatcaagaagAAAATCAGtaagaatgtgtctgcagagagaagcatcaatctgttccactgtctgaatgaactgaatgaccattctctagtggaggagatccaacagtccctgagatcaggacgtctctccacagatgaactgtctcctgctcagtggtcagctctggtcttcatcttactatcatcagaagatctggaggtgtttgacctgaagaaatactctgcttcagaggaggctcttctgaggctgctgccagtggtcaaagcctccaacaaagttctgtaggtggatttatgaagcATTTCAAGCATGGTTCATGTTGTTGAGtggttaaatacacacacagattcaaatttaaatatttatttaaaactatagcacacatttaaatatcttATATAGTTGTGGCTGTCAGGTTCACATTACTATTTTGTCATTGTCCATTTTGCAGTCACAATTACTTTAAAGGTCAGTGTTGTAAAATATgtacttttcttttctgtcaggctgagcagctgtaacctctcagagagaagctgtgaagctctgtcctcagtcctcacctcccagtcctctagtctgagagagctggacctcagTGACAACAACCTGTGGGACTCAGGAGTAAAGCAGTTAGCTGCTGGTTTGGAGACGCTACAGTGTAGACTGGAAGCTCTCAGGTCTGGATACAGCTGGATGTAAATTCAGCCCCAGATTCAAAGTATACAGCATTTATAAATCCTTCATgccttttgttttcacatttgttttgtaactCTAGGTTGTCGAGCTGTCTGATCACAGAGGAAGgttgtgcttctctggcctcagctctgacctccaacccctcccacCTGAGAgaactggacctgagctacaatctaATGggtccaggagactcaggagtgaagctgctgttggacaTTCAGGATAGTCCAAACTATAGACTGGACACTCTCAGGTATGCACAAATATAAGTGTGTAATATGTTTACAGTAAAAATCACTTATCTCCACTGATCTTTAATCTTCCTCCATCATGAAGCTATAAAATTAAGATTTCAGACATGTAAATGACACAAAACCTACTGAACCTGGTGGATCCACTCattgtgtctctgacaaactgaggaactctgcttcatgttgatcagcagtttggactcatgttggacagaaaatcattctgactgtgtttcttcctgcagggtggaccatgGTGGGGAGCAGAATTTAAGACTTGGTCTTaagaagtgtaagtttgactcagtctttcctcattttattgtgcatgagtcagtgttttgTCAGTCCACcagaagtcctgtctttaatggacatttgtctcttgtattcagtcagtgtcattgcacacttacCTATTGTTGTAACatctggatgtgatgtcattggagtgaatagtggtctgtatccagtaatgtgcaataaacacatatgggGCTGAACCTGAGAAACATTTTAATGCACAAAAAATCCCCGGGGATTAGAGCTGGGTGGTATGACCAAAGTTCTATATCacagtatttttatattattataaaattataaaTTATAACAACAATTTTCTCTCCTCAAgcatgacgtgttaactgcattgagtgtgagaagaattactgcagtagagtggTTACTCTGTTCCACAGTCATgagaatgacaaaaaaaattccaaattagtattactaggggtggaacggttcatttttctacttttaacactctgcaaataccatagatgagcacaaaatatatcctaattatccaacattcaacatatttaaccctttaaaccctagCCATACTAAGGGAGAAAAAcgcctaaaaagacattcccaaagaaaacaaagaaatgcaccacaataataatgtgcatatgcatgttcttggtgtctagggacatctagggacctcagagaatgcatttccagtgttaaaaatattgtgtctattagtatgcctgagttaATTACAATAAACTAAAGGAGAAATGTAATGTTAATGAGGAAAACACTATGccaacaatgattctatgtacacagatgccattgatcacattcagctattccttggcgaCAAatccaaatttgatagaatttgaacaaagagtaaagtcttcacaaaggttttagtaaggatatcaccaggcggacactcagtttggcacaatttggcaccactgGTTACTGGTTACTTACCATTTCCAATGggaactggctggaaaatattatatatattaaaaattattatatattatatatatattacagtggcttgcaaaagtattcataccccttgaacttttccacattttctcacattattcccacaaaaataaatatattttattggaatgttatgtgaaagaccaacacaaagtggcatacagttgtgacgtagaaagaaagttaaacatgagttaattttttttttacaaataaaaaactgaaaggtgcagtgtgcaaaagtattttgtcttttctctgagtgcattcaattgccttcagaagttgcctgatgatttctgactgatcgaatgttgacctaatgactagatagagtccacctgtgtgtaatttaatctcagtccaaatacagctgttctaTGACGACCTCTGTGatttgttgagagaatattggggcgcaaacagcatcatgaagtgcaaggaacacaccagacaggtcaggaataaagttgtggtgatatttaaagcagggttaggctatacaaagatttcccaagctttgaacatctcacagaccactgttcagtccatcatcggcgaatggaaggagtatggcacaactgcaaacctactgagacatggtcatccacctaaactaacaggccaaacaaggagagcactgatcagagacgcagccaagaggcccatagtgactgtggatgaactgcagagatctacagctaaggtgggggaatctgtccatgggacaactatcagtcatgcactgcacaaatctggacttaattgaagagtggcattaagaaagccattgttaaagtaaACCATAAGAAGCCATGACTTCTTATGGTttactttaacaatggctttctttctgttcagctctccatctaatttgactcagtttgaattgttttgcaacaaggaatgggcaaagatttcagtctgtagatgtgcaaagctggtagagacataccccaaaagacttgcagctataattgcagcaaaagggggttccacaacgtattgcctcaggggggctgaatacttttgcacactacagttttcagttttttaattgtaaaaaaaaaaaatgaactcatgtttaattttctttctgcttcataattgtgtgccactttgtgttggtctttcacataacattccaataaaatatatttatgtttgtggtcataatgtgagaaaatgtggaaaagttcaaggggtatgaatacttttgcaagccactgtatatCCATTatactagtctattgccatctactggagctttttagtatttattttaccttgtgcttcatcaacttctaccattgtgcacagtataaaatcaatagaaaaaacatcaaaatgtatgattttgtctccaaatagagtcgttttattataaatatgtatgtgtatatacaataatgaaaaataaataacaaaaacaaaatatcaaatttggAAAATGTCAATGTGCCACCTCTCCTGCTGAGCCTGAAACTCTTCAGTTGCTAGCTTTGGCCGCTTGCTGGCTCACCCACCACGGCTAATGCCACGGCCTCTCTTTGATGGCCTTGGGTCAGGGGAGGGGGATCCAGGActtgaggacgaggaggtggcTGGTGACCGCACTGACCTGCCTTGACCTTGAGGAAGTGCGTGGTGGGGGGACATAGTCCTCATCCGTCTCATCTCCATCATGATCACTGTtgtatgaaaaaataatttagatgttgaaagaaaaatattaaatcacatcacatcaatTTCTACAGCAGAAAATCAAATGAATATAACAATAAAGCAGTAATAGATATATTATTGAAtgacaacacaaccacacatatAATCAGCACACaatctcttccctcttgttggctatgaaaataataacacttattATCATTTGTAACTGCATACATAATGAAATATACATTatgcaaaaagacacaaatgcagTAAAGGTATGTAAAGATGGCATTGCATAGGTATGAaacatccttcttcatctccgttcagctgttcccttaggggttgccacagtcaatcatcaccactatcctctgcatcctcttctctcatcccaactaccaccctgctacACTATATTGTGCATACATGTATATAATAAATCGATTTTTATTGATCAACACAGATATTAGCAAAAAAAAGAGCATTGCCTCTTCTTCAGAATCAATGTTGCTGGCATCAGAGTCAGACTAGTCTTGAAATTCAACATCTGATTGCCGCTGAATTTCTGCCAAAATCTCCGCCATGTCCCTCTCGACGCGGTTCGTTCTCTTCAGCATTATGAAGAGAAGaagtattgtagtccattagttTATTGGTATCATTCGATTCAGTAGATTGTCCTCTTTCAtgggactacaaacatggctgccccCACGGACCCATCGGGTTGAACAGAATCAGTTCaatgtttccatcattatatcaggtcaagtcaatttcatttctttttaatttctatacagcagcagatcataacagaagccatttaagaaaacctttcctatacaacaggtctacaccttgttcctttattaaacaaacagaggcacgatgcgtgtacacagacacacacacacacagacacatgtgtgcacatactcccaccaTCGGACAGAGagcgacatgctagttggatagactgaactctatgactacactaggctaagctaacggtgctgatgtccgtggtttttattttatttttgcaattGAAATATGTTATTTACATCTCGCTCTGTAAGCACTGatgagaaacacaacaagcaaacacaaagctgatagttgtgtatTTGTTATTGTGTTTCGTGTTATTCCTgttatttgtaattttattttcatgatcatagaaggtcgttaaggtcattaaaaactcaaacgtaatcttgcggcgaaggatcgacagtcgcCGCGCGATTAAAGTCATGtttaaacacaaagctgatagttgtgtatttgttcattcaaacattagtgacaaaaagtctgatgataaactttgtatgaatgaacaacacatcagtcagtaaagacagaatgaagccatcacatgtgtcagatgataaactgcagctgtgtctttttctctccatcagatttctgtcaacttgaagtcgacacaaactcagtgaacagaaacctcaaactgtctgacaacaacagggaggtgacatatgtggaggagaagcagccatatcctgatcatccagacagatttgacctgtgtcctcagctgctgtgtagaaatgttctgactggtcgctgttactgggaggtcgagtggagaggagtggttttcatatcagtgagttacagaggAATCAgtaggaaaggagacagtgctgACAGCTGGTTTGGAttaaacaatcagtcctggagtctgatctgctctgatgatggttactctgtctggcacaataacagaagaacttccatctcctcctcctctgtctctcacagagcagcagtgtatgtggactgtcctgctggcactctgtccttctacagtgtctcctctgacacactgatccacctccacaccttcaacaCCACATTCACTGaacctctacatgctgggttctgttTGTGGTCTtttggttcctcagtgagtctgtgctgtgtgtagaagcagtgtgtggaagtgacagcagcttcaactttgtgctttaaatgttgtgtatacatgtatataatAAATAGTTTTTTATTGATCAACACAGATATTAGCAAAAAAAAGAGCATTGCCTCTTCTTCAGAATCAATGTTGCTGGTGTCAGAGTCAGACGAGTCTTGAAATTCAACATCTGATTGCCGCTGAATTTCTGCCAAAATCTCCGCCATGTCCCTCTCGACGCGGTACATTCTCTTCAGCATTATGAAGAGAAGaagtattgtagtccattagttTTTTGGTATCATTCGATTCAGTAGATTGTCCTCTTTCAtgggactacaaacatggctgccccCACGGACCCATCGGGTTGAacagaatcagttcagtgtttccatcattatatcaggtcaagtcaatttcatttctttttaatttctatacagcagcagatcataacagaagccatttaagaaaacctttcctatacaacaggtctacaccttgttcctttattaaacaaacagaggcacgatgcgtgtacacagacacagacacatgtgcgcacatactcccaccatCGGACAGAGAGCGACATGCTggttggatagcctgaactctatgactacactaggctaagctaacggtgctgatgtccgtggtttttattttatttttgcaattgaaatatgttatttacatcccgctctgtaagcactgacgagaaacacaacaagcaaacacaaagctgatggTTGTGTATTTGTTATTGTGTTTCGTGTTATTCCTgttatttgtaattttattttcatgatcatagaaggtcgttaaggtcattaaaaactcaaacgtaatctggcggcgaaggatcgacagtcgcCGCGCGATTAAAGTCATGtttaaacacaaagctgatagttgtgtatttgttcattcaaacattagtgacaaaaagtctgatgataaactttgtatgaatgaacaacacatcagtcagtaaagacagaatgaagccatcagatgtgtcagatgataaactgcagctttgtctttttctctccatcagatttctgccaacttgaagtcgacacaaactcagtgaacacaaaactcaaactgtctgacaacaacaggaaggtgacacatgtggaggaggagcagccatatcctgatcatccagacagatttgacaagtgtcctcagctgctgtgtagaaatgttctgactggtcgctgttactgggaggtcgagtggagaggagaggttcatatatcagtgagttacagaagaatcagaaggaaaggagccGGTGCTGACGgctggtttggaggaaacaatcagtcctggagtctgaacTGCTCTGATgttggttactctgtctggcacaataacagCGAAAcacccatctcctcctcctctgtctctcacagagtagcagtgtatgtggactgtcctgctggcactctgtccttctacagcatctcctctgacacactgatccacctccacaccttcaacaCCACATTCACTGAACCTCTTCATGCTGGATTTGGTGCCTGGTACTGCAggcctggttcctcagtgagtctgtgctgtgtgtagaagcagagtgtgtggaagtgacagcagcttcaactttgtgctttaaacgttgatgatgtttcactttcatttgaatcaccgACTGTGacttcaggtcagaacatgtttttgtcttagaagcagtgaaatgagctCCTAACCACTGAACTCCTGTAAAAACTGCACTGATGGATCTTCTTGTTCTGGATGATCCTGGACAGATGGAGTTcagcttttctcttctcctgttcctgattggtggaagcagcagaatgagctccacctgtaacaaacactgacctccgtctgtctctgtgtgatgatgaaatATATACTGGTACCACACATTCAGAGGGATTCTTGGGGCAAATAATGACCAAAACTCAACACATCCACTCTTACACGGCCCcagaaaaagtaaatgaccaTGATTACACACCGGCATAGGCAGAAAAGCAGGCTGTGCCACATTAATATGTTGAAAGCATTCTTTGCTTGGCTAGCATCAGGTTTTAGCCGATGCTTTTTAGCTctactctttctttttttagctaGCATATGTTTTTAGCTTACACTTTGTATGAAACTAGCATTCGTCTGTTTGATATTTGTTTTGCAAGCATAACGTTTTAGCTAACACTCCTTTGTTAAGCtaacattgttttctttttagggcccgagcaccgaatggtgcaagagccctattgaaacccttaggattattatttttctttttttttccccccctaagatcgcattattggaggccttaacatgcccaaaaactcaccaaacttggtagaaaaattcattcacccgaaaaattttgaaatttgctgacgtttgaaacgcacataggaaaatgactctatagtgcccccaacgcgtagcccctctggccagtttgacacaggattatgaaaattggcacacatatgtatcacctcaagacgcacaaaaaagtctcttggaccccccctccaaacccaacaggaagtccgccatttgaaagtttgtggccatttttggtgatgtgtgaccctgctgcaaaacttttcacgcctcgcatacatcatggaattgagctgaaattcaccgtgtcaactcaggacaccatagggaatagacgcattccaaaactccctgtattttttgccctaacgcatagccctgctggccagtttgacacaggatcatgaaaattagcacacatatgtatcaccccaagacgcacaaaaaagtctcttggaccccccctccaaacccaacaggaagtccgccattttgacttttgtggccattttttgcctatttgtgaccctgcttcaaaacttttcacgcctcacatacttcatgcaattgagctgaaattcactgtgtccactcaggacaccatagggaatagacgcattccaaaactctttcaaaagtattactgtgtggcaggggagtggcctcaaagttgaccattcgccattacaaaggaacttgctctattttatgcagtactacccatatactttatgcaaagCTCTTTTTAGTAAgctaacattttctttttcGTATTTTGTTTAGCTGGCATATGTTTTAGCTAACACTTTATTAAACTAACATTATGTCATGTTGAATTGTATACATgtctacaaaaaaaataaaaaacacattcatttcattttgtatTGGACCAGTGTAATGAATTGGCTTCCCCTTGTTAAACCAGTCTCTTTAAGCATCTAAAAATGGTTCAGAGGTTAAAGTGGTCTGTGGGGTTACTTCCTGTGGCTGCCTCTGTTTTTTCTAGTGAAACACTCAAAGTGAAGAGTGAAAGGCTGAGTTTTGGCTTAAAGGTCACCACCTTATGGGTTTATAGCATAGGTACTCAATgtgcggcccgcgggccaatggCAGCCCGCAGAAACACTTATGGCGGCCCGCAATGAATTATGTGAATTTGcgttatgatatgaatttttcatATACTGACAACACCGGTTTAAATGGCCTAAAATGTCCGTAACTCAGCACGGTGGTAAATTGTTTCACATGGGACGTTTTTCATTGTTGCACCGCTGCACACACATGAAGCAGAGCACAGGTATCGTTCTGAagcttgtaattattttttaaacaataaaaatgatcgttCATTAATCGTAATTGAAAAACCTTCAAGTAATCACCTGGATATTAAATAAGGTTTTTACAATTCTCATGTCTGTGGAATAGAGTAAccactctactgcagtaattcttctcaatcaatgcagttaatTAGAATTAAAGACCAATATAAAGAAGCACTGCAACAAATCAGAGCATCACTgaggactgctgctgtgttcttcttcctctgcccccCATACCACcacctgtgttttaaatgtctctGTACTACTGTGTTCCATAGTATTATTTTTATGGCACTAAAAACAGTACAGTTCCTCTTGTGCAACAATATAACCAACAGTATAATACTTCTATTGGAGTTGTTAGTTTTTTTGTTCATGACATTCATGATGCACGATGCAAATACAGCACTGTACATATCTGTACATATATCTATCCTTAGCTGTATATCTCATGGTTATTCttaattttccatttttattcttttatttttaattctattttaattaaaagataaaataattgttatcattgtttttaattctaggttatttgttacttatctgtttctagtttttatgcttctctagtagcacactgcattgttttatttgctctgctgctgtaacactccagtccggtaggcgGCGGTAATGCGCCTTACAAGGTGGCTCCCACCGCCAATAAActgatgaagaagaaaagaaggaagtagATGGAACAgaaaaagacgagcacagcgacagcacacCTCATGTGAAGAAGAAGTAGTTTGTTCGCtagttgaacagaagtgtaactactgtgagtgttttatcacatctgaatggctgctgctgagtttctgagaggttttatcagcgagcggctaactgctgctgctgctgaaatattgggagtgtttgaacaaactatcgtccagtacgaggaagagatggaccgtcagcgcaaactgctggatctcctcctgaagcctgagatcaagttacacagaacaggtatgtaaacatgacaatgtcacggaacaacaacgtctctgtttgaaaagagtgcacattcagcacatagtgtttctaacaggaggacactgacttcatgacttgaagctaagctgggtgaagacgctcgcacattaccactgtgtacgtcatcaCTCGTTGAGCTGAGCATGATCGATGTAGCCCAAGTtgataaacgttttcatttattgcggttcatccgttcaaacgtgacctgaacaacgacaatatgagtttttgttcacaacaaaaagtttagcggcgtcaacagaggtttttggtGTCCAACAGTACAGCACCCATATGAtccattacatgttggctggtagctgaattccacgcagtgccgtggtgcacacacctccacagaccacagccaggttaagATGTGACAGCTTAACATCCACAGAAGATTTGTGGCTCCTGTctgccaatgacagacacagacagcagtataATCctgatgtttacttcctggtttggtTTGGACAAATGCACTGGAAGTGACGCCAGAATACAcctgtgctgctgatgctgtgcaCTGTATGATCAACAGCgcgcagcatcagcagcactaaagctgcttgctgagaaggtgctgtacacagaagctgtgtgagaAGGGGAGGGGGCAGGGGACAGTTTACCCAGGTCTCCCTGGTCTCACTTTCCTTATCCTGTTTGCTGTCGTACAACACTTCACACATGTGACTACATATTTTATTGTTGCTACCAACATTGTTCTGTGTTGGTGTCACAGAAATTGTCATTTTCAAGTCGTTCAGACACTGTGAGAATAAGTAAAACATGTATTGTACAAATGTAGGAAATT
This region of Parambassis ranga chromosome 2, fParRan2.1, whole genome shotgun sequence genomic DNA includes:
- the LOC114444984 gene encoding NLR family CARD domain-containing protein 3-like is translated as MGVEDIKTVLTNGIAGIGKTFLVQKFMLDWAEGKANQDVHLIFPFYFRHLNPRMGNQFSLANLIHECIPETVDIKEESEFKLLFVFDGLDESRLHLDLHVDDCHSVDVTKSTTTDILVKNLINGKLLRSARIWITTRPAAANQIPTDCVDVVTEVRGFTDPQKEEYFRKRFREEEQASRIISHIKTSRSVHNMCHIPVFCWITAGVLEDMLKTREGGELPKTLTEMYIRFLVVQTKVKKVKYDGGAKADSHWSPESREMIQALGKLAFDQLQKGNLIFYESDLTECGIDKAAPVKSGVFTQIFKEEDNVFCFIHLSVQEFLAALHVHLTFINSAVNLLEQSWWSKVIRHKSKLRHLHRSAVDKSLQSPNGHLDLFLRFLLGLSLQTNQTHLQGLLTQTGSSLQTNQKTVQYIKKKISKNVSAERSINLFHCLNELNDHSLVEEIQQSLRSGRLSTDELSPAQWSALVFILLSSEDLEVFDLKKYSASEEALLRLLPVVKASNKVLLSSCNLSERSCEALSSVLTSQSSSLRELDLSDNNLWDSGVKQLAAGLETLQCRLEALRLSSCLITEEGCASLASALTSNPSHLRELDLSYNLMGPGDSGVKLLLDIQDSPNYRLDTLRVDHGGEQNLRLGLKKYFCQLEVDTNSVNRNLKLSDNNREVTYVEEKQPYPDHPDRFDLCPQLLCRNVLTGRCYWEVEWRGVVFISVSYRGISRKGDSADSWFGLNNQSWSLICSDDGYSVWHNNRRTSISSSSVSHRAAVYVDCPAGTLSFYSVSSDTLIHLHTFNTTFTEPLHAGFCLWPGSSVSLCCV